One window from the genome of Aerosakkonema funiforme FACHB-1375 encodes:
- a CDS encoding SxtJ family membrane protein has product MEEIPQLNKKELRDFGLIAGTIVAVLFGLLLPWLRGHTVPLSAWIIAGVLWVLAALVPTGLGPVYQVWMRIGLVLGWVNTRIILGTIFFALMMPMGAIMRLFNQDPMARKFDANLKTYCRPSQEITIASMEKPF; this is encoded by the coding sequence ATGGAGGAAATTCCACAACTTAACAAAAAAGAACTGCGAGATTTTGGACTGATCGCTGGTACAATTGTAGCGGTTTTGTTTGGCCTATTATTGCCGTGGCTTCGCGGTCATACCGTGCCGCTTTCGGCATGGATTATTGCTGGAGTTCTCTGGGTTTTGGCTGCCTTAGTTCCGACAGGACTTGGGCCTGTTTATCAAGTCTGGATGCGAATTGGACTTGTGCTTGGTTGGGTCAACACTCGCATCATCCTGGGAACTATTTTCTTTGCTTTAATGATGCCGATGGGCGCGATTATGCGGCTGTTCAATCAAGACCCAATGGCTCGAAAGTTTGATGCAAATCTAAAAACTTATTGCCGACCGAGCCAGGAAATCACAATAGCAAGTATGGAGAAACCTTTCTAA
- a CDS encoding alpha/beta hydrolase yields the protein METKPKTSRQLHPGWIAMMKELEASNAPELWELSPTEARILERQYAEQVSINTESLPLYSVENREIPGIAGTIPVRIYTPQAVNKDTPFPILVFFHGGGWVLCDLNTHDPICRHLCKQADCIVVSVDYRLAPEHKFPAAVEDVFAATQWVAQNASILGGDPTRIAVGGDSAGGNLSAVVTQLAKANGSPSLIFQLLLYPNIYIAPKFPSREVYGQGYLLTEKIIEWCNNHYLNSEADVFDHRASPGLAEDLSGLPPALIITAGFDPFVDEGEDYAKKLRNAGVEVEYTCYEDMIHGFIYIQGVTEGREKALVQSATALRRAFTK from the coding sequence ATGGAAACGAAACCTAAAACATCAAGACAACTACATCCAGGATGGATTGCCATGATGAAGGAGCTTGAAGCCAGCAATGCTCCCGAACTCTGGGAACTTTCACCAACTGAGGCACGTATTCTTGAGAGGCAATACGCCGAGCAGGTATCTATAAATACAGAATCTCTTCCCTTGTACTCTGTGGAAAATCGCGAAATTCCCGGAATAGCAGGAACAATACCAGTGCGGATCTACACACCACAGGCAGTAAACAAAGATACGCCTTTCCCGATTCTGGTTTTCTTCCACGGCGGTGGTTGGGTACTCTGTGACTTGAATACTCACGATCCAATCTGTCGCCACTTGTGTAAACAAGCAGATTGTATTGTGGTCTCAGTTGACTATCGTCTGGCACCGGAACACAAATTTCCAGCGGCGGTGGAGGATGTTTTTGCCGCTACCCAGTGGGTGGCCCAAAATGCTTCGATATTGGGAGGAGATCCGACACGAATAGCTGTAGGTGGCGATAGCGCTGGGGGCAACCTCTCGGCTGTAGTTACCCAACTGGCTAAAGCCAATGGCAGTCCGAGTCTGATTTTTCAACTGCTGCTGTACCCAAATATATATATTGCCCCCAAATTTCCCTCTCGTGAGGTGTATGGTCAGGGCTATCTTCTGACTGAGAAAATCATAGAATGGTGTAATAACCACTACCTCAACAGTGAGGCAGATGTGTTCGACCATCGGGCTTCGCCTGGATTAGCAGAGGATTTAAGCGGTTTACCACCTGCGTTGATTATCACCGCCGGATTCGATCCCTTTGTTGATGAAGGCGAAGACTACGCAAAAAAGTTACGCAATGCTGGAGTTGAAGTTGAATATACCTGTTATGAAGATATGATTCATGGCTTTATCTATATCCAGGGCGTAACTGAGGGACGTGAAAAGGCGCTAGTCCAGAGTGCAACAGCTCTGCGTCGCGCTTTCACAAAATAA
- a CDS encoding SGNH/GDSL hydrolase family protein: MLTANELFDEAYYLNSNSDVAVAVSRGEFSTGFLHYNQFGQFEQRDPSAYFDTSYYLQKYQDVASEVNAGKTTAFTHFINFGQIEDRNPNQLFDTKYYLQQYQDVAAAVNTDILTGIQHFIEFGDREGRAPSSFVDTNFYLGRNTDVANAVKQGTIGATEHFIAFGSKEGRIPRQLFDKIYVFGDSQSDDGNLYAILGGFLPPSPPYFGGRFTNGRVWTEYLAPQLALPVDPANNFAIGGAQTGNEDVISFEGAPPAPPLQKQVDNFVATHPVADPKALYVVYAGGNDYLVGGATEAGPTINNLATAVTKLAAIGGKNFMMPNLPNPSGSPFSVSQSPEFQQSYTQLVDQHASILAATIPNLEKSLNINIIPVDFTGFLRQVRANPQNYGITNLGNVVPGAGGSPEVANFTLPPGVNPDQYLYWDLAHLSTHTHQLISEAALRATTAIGEVVEIL; this comes from the coding sequence ATGTTGACTGCCAACGAACTATTCGACGAAGCCTATTATCTAAATAGCAACTCAGATGTAGCAGTAGCCGTATCAAGGGGCGAGTTCAGCACTGGTTTTCTCCACTACAACCAATTCGGTCAATTTGAACAACGCGACCCCAGCGCCTATTTCGATACCAGCTATTATCTGCAAAAATATCAGGATGTAGCTAGTGAAGTAAACGCAGGAAAGACCACAGCGTTTACACACTTCATCAACTTCGGTCAAATTGAAGACCGCAACCCCAACCAGCTGTTCGATACTAAATATTATCTGCAACAGTACCAGGATGTGGCTGCTGCTGTTAACACAGATATACTCACCGGCATACAACATTTCATCGAGTTCGGTGACCGTGAAGGCCGCGCCCCTAGCTCCTTTGTCGATACCAACTTTTACCTGGGCCGGAATACAGACGTAGCTAATGCAGTCAAACAAGGCACAATTGGAGCGACAGAACATTTCATCGCCTTTGGTAGCAAAGAAGGTCGCATTCCCCGCCAGCTGTTCGATAAGATATACGTCTTTGGCGACAGTCAATCAGACGATGGGAATTTATATGCTATACTAGGAGGTTTCTTGCCACCAAGCCCGCCTTATTTTGGCGGACGTTTCACCAATGGCCGGGTATGGACGGAATATCTGGCACCGCAACTGGCATTACCAGTCGATCCTGCCAATAACTTTGCCATTGGCGGCGCTCAAACGGGAAATGAGGATGTGATTAGCTTTGAGGGCGCACCTCCCGCGCCACCATTGCAGAAGCAAGTTGATAATTTTGTCGCCACTCATCCGGTAGCCGACCCGAAAGCACTTTATGTAGTGTATGCCGGAGGTAATGATTATCTTGTTGGCGGAGCAACAGAAGCTGGGCCGACAATTAATAATCTTGCTACAGCGGTAACAAAACTGGCCGCTATTGGTGGGAAAAACTTTATGATGCCGAACTTACCAAACCCATCCGGCTCTCCCTTCTCGGTTAGTCAAAGTCCTGAGTTTCAACAATCATACACACAATTAGTTGACCAGCACGCCAGCATTTTGGCAGCAACTATACCAAATCTAGAAAAAAGCCTGAATATTAACATTATTCCTGTAGATTTTACTGGGTTTCTCAGGCAAGTGCGGGCCAATCCCCAGAATTACGGAATCACTAACCTCGGCAATGTGGTACCGGGTGCTGGTGGTAGCCCGGAAGTAGCCAATTTTACACTACCACCAGGGGTTAACCCAGACCAATATTTGTATTGGGATCTAGCACATCTAAGTACCCACACCCACCAATTAATTTCAGAAGCAGCTTTGAGGGCAACTACGGCTATAGGGGAAGTTGTGGAAATTTTATAA
- a CDS encoding carbamoyltransferase family protein — MNIIGISAYYHDSAAALIGNGEIVAAAQEERFTRKKHDPSFPSQAISYCLREAGIQLQDLDYIVFYEKPFTKFDRLLETYLAYAPKGFRSFITSMPVWLKEKLYLKSVIKKELAKLGNCQPSQLPPLLFTEHHQSHAASAFFPSPFERAAVLCLDAVGEWATTSLWLGEGNQLTPKWQIDFPHSLGMLYSAFTYYTGFKVNSGEYKLMGLAPYGEPKYADLILDHLLDLKEDGSFRLNMEYFNYTTGLTMTNQKFDTLFGSPPRKPESKLTQREMDIAASVQKVTEEVVLRLSKTVHQQLGEDYLCLAGGVALNCVANGRILREGPFKDIWIQPAAGDAGGAIGAALAIWHQYKDRPRSFKGRDTMQGCYLGPKFSQSEIRAYLDTVGAKYEQLEDNELLPKLAEILAQENVVGWFSGRMEFGPRALGSRSIIGDPRSPKMQSVMNLKIKYRESFRPFAPSVLAERVSDYFEIDRSSPYMLLVAPIKENLRQTMNSQQQQLFGIDKLNVPRSTIPAVTHVDYSARIQTVHQETNPRYYELIRHFEQKTGAAVLVNTSFNVRGEPIVCTPEDAYRCFMRTEIDYLVLENFLLAKSQQGQLEQDDAWKKEFVLD; from the coding sequence ATGAATATTATAGGTATCTCAGCTTACTATCACGATAGCGCCGCCGCCCTGATCGGAAATGGTGAGATTGTAGCGGCTGCACAAGAGGAACGATTTACAAGAAAAAAGCACGATCCAAGTTTTCCTAGCCAAGCGATCTCTTACTGCTTGAGAGAAGCCGGAATCCAGCTTCAAGACTTGGATTATATAGTCTTTTATGAAAAGCCATTTACTAAATTCGATCGACTCCTAGAAACATACCTAGCCTATGCCCCAAAGGGGTTTCGCTCTTTTATTACCTCCATGCCAGTCTGGCTCAAAGAAAAGCTTTACCTTAAATCAGTCATAAAAAAAGAACTTGCCAAACTGGGAAATTGCCAGCCCTCTCAACTACCTCCCCTGCTCTTTACGGAACATCACCAATCTCACGCTGCCTCAGCCTTTTTCCCCAGTCCTTTCGAGCGTGCTGCGGTTCTTTGCCTCGATGCTGTCGGTGAATGGGCAACAACTTCCCTCTGGTTAGGGGAAGGCAATCAGCTAACACCCAAATGGCAAATTGACTTTCCGCACTCCTTGGGGATGCTTTATTCAGCTTTTACTTACTACACCGGTTTCAAAGTTAACTCTGGTGAGTATAAGCTGATGGGATTAGCACCTTATGGGGAACCCAAATATGCAGACTTGATACTTGACCATCTGTTAGACCTCAAAGAAGATGGCAGTTTCCGGTTGAACATGGAATACTTCAACTACACCACCGGTCTAACTATGACCAACCAGAAGTTCGACACTCTATTTGGTAGCCCACCCCGTAAACCAGAAAGCAAGCTGACCCAACGTGAAATGGACATAGCTGCCTCTGTTCAAAAAGTAACTGAGGAAGTGGTGTTGCGACTGAGCAAAACGGTACACCAACAGCTGGGTGAAGATTATTTGTGTCTGGCTGGTGGTGTAGCTCTCAATTGCGTCGCCAATGGTAGAATTTTGCGAGAAGGTCCTTTCAAAGATATCTGGATTCAACCTGCTGCCGGTGATGCCGGGGGTGCTATAGGAGCTGCCTTGGCGATTTGGCATCAGTACAAAGATCGACCTCGCTCCTTTAAAGGTAGAGATACCATGCAGGGTTGCTATCTTGGGCCTAAATTTAGCCAATCAGAAATTCGCGCTTATCTAGATACAGTTGGCGCTAAGTACGAGCAACTAGAAGATAACGAACTCCTACCAAAACTGGCAGAAATTTTAGCTCAAGAAAATGTCGTGGGCTGGTTCTCCGGTCGGATGGAATTTGGCCCTCGCGCATTGGGGAGTCGATCGATTATTGGCGATCCCCGCAGTCCCAAAATGCAGTCTGTCATGAATCTGAAAATCAAATATCGGGAATCTTTCCGCCCCTTTGCCCCATCAGTTTTAGCCGAACGAGTTTCAGATTACTTTGAAATCGATCGCTCCAGTCCTTATATGCTACTTGTCGCTCCTATCAAAGAGAATTTGCGCCAGACGATGAACTCCCAGCAACAGCAACTATTCGGGATAGATAAGCTGAACGTTCCTCGCTCTACCATTCCTGCTGTTACCCATGTGGATTACTCAGCCCGGATTCAGACAGTTCATCAAGAAACCAATCCCCGATATTATGAACTCATCCGTCATTTTGAACAGAAAACTGGGGCAGCAGTATTGGTGAATACTTCCTTTAATGTTCGCGGTGAGCCAATTGTCTGTACTCCAGAGGATGCCTATCGGTGCTTTATGCGTACTGAGATCGACTATCTGGTGCTGGAGAATTTCTTGTTGGCCAAGTCTCAACAAGGGCAGTTGGAACAGGATGATGCTTGGAAAAAAGAATTTGTGTTGGATTAG
- the gntT gene encoding guanitoxin biosynthesis MATE family efflux transporter GntT: MNLTISNQYNFLGRFFRLALANTVSYIMEPLAGLISVAFLGHLSDINQLVGVALATVLFNGIYAILSFVRMSTTGITAQAVGRNDREEVLLTGLRNVLIAVGIGLLILVLQYPLREVGFVLLGGTPEAKASAFDYFNARIWAAPAVMINFVLFGWFLAQEMSGKVLLMSFVGNTSNVLLNYLFIVRWDWGSTGAGLSQGITQYLVLLVGLIFLCLQVQWQELKTAAVKVFQKSGFKSAFTLSGNLFVAMIVTIFCFNIFQDLSSNMGTIIFAENTLMMQLVNLNFYLIEAVSLATESLSGQFVGKKANEQLMPVVGVSVATSLLLGLSISLLTVFFPENVFGLLTDHTEVTETIDIYVRWLLPVMGICSIAYIFDGYFLALTEGHTVRNVTLVAMAAGFLPVALGAVYFHSNHLLWFGLSMFMLVKAIMYGVQLPRTFRSDPEEVTLKTESQVTGLN; the protein is encoded by the coding sequence ATGAATTTGACCATTTCAAATCAATACAATTTTCTCGGTCGCTTCTTCCGACTGGCTCTTGCTAACACAGTTTCATACATCATGGAGCCATTAGCTGGTTTAATCAGTGTGGCTTTTTTAGGTCACTTATCAGATATTAATCAGTTAGTTGGGGTGGCTCTGGCTACAGTCCTGTTTAACGGCATCTACGCTATTTTGTCTTTTGTACGAATGAGTACTACAGGGATAACCGCTCAAGCTGTAGGGCGAAACGATCGAGAGGAAGTTCTTCTGACAGGACTGCGTAATGTTTTAATTGCTGTAGGGATAGGTTTACTCATCTTGGTTTTGCAGTACCCGTTGCGAGAAGTAGGGTTTGTGCTACTAGGTGGTACTCCAGAAGCCAAAGCTTCAGCTTTTGATTATTTCAACGCCAGGATTTGGGCAGCCCCTGCTGTGATGATCAACTTTGTCCTGTTTGGTTGGTTTCTGGCTCAAGAGATGAGTGGCAAGGTGTTGCTGATGTCCTTTGTTGGCAACACCAGCAATGTGCTACTAAACTACTTGTTTATTGTCCGGTGGGACTGGGGAAGTACGGGGGCTGGACTTTCCCAAGGTATTACCCAGTATCTAGTGTTGTTGGTAGGATTGATTTTTTTATGCCTACAAGTCCAGTGGCAAGAATTAAAAACGGCGGCAGTAAAAGTTTTTCAAAAGTCAGGTTTTAAATCTGCCTTTACTCTTAGTGGAAACTTATTTGTCGCCATGATAGTTACCATCTTCTGTTTCAACATTTTCCAAGACCTAAGTTCCAATATGGGGACGATTATCTTTGCTGAAAATACTTTGATGATGCAGTTGGTTAACTTAAACTTCTACTTGATAGAGGCAGTGTCATTGGCTACAGAAAGCCTCAGCGGACAATTTGTAGGCAAAAAAGCTAATGAGCAGTTAATGCCTGTGGTGGGAGTCTCTGTAGCAACCAGTCTACTGCTGGGACTTAGCATATCTCTTCTGACTGTCTTCTTCCCTGAAAATGTATTTGGGCTGTTAACCGACCATACCGAAGTAACTGAAACTATTGATATCTATGTGCGGTGGTTACTACCCGTTATGGGAATTTGCTCGATTGCTTACATATTTGATGGCTACTTCTTGGCTTTAACAGAAGGGCATACGGTTCGCAACGTTACTTTAGTCGCTATGGCTGCGGGATTTCTGCCTGTGGCTTTAGGCGCTGTATATTTTCACAGTAACCATCTGTTATGGTTCGGTCTGTCGATGTTTATGCTTGTAAAAGCAATAATGTATGGAGTACAGCTACCCAGGACGTTTAGGAGCGATCCGGAGGAAGTGACTCTGAAAACAGAATCTCAAGTTACAGGATTGAATTAA
- the proX gene encoding glycine betaine/L-proline ABC transporter substrate-binding protein ProX, which translates to MPIKRVIVRSAYDAPQDKFIAEIVDIALEKLGYEIAQLHQFSNISLLHAAFATDEIDFTAVYWEKLYETFFQKSGGEQKLQRLGEITANLPQGYQIDRKTAEQYHITNLGQLQDPKIAFLFDSDGDGKANLAGCSAGLGCDEIINHHLDIYGLRDTVEHDVGELSALHADLIARYRQGKPILYYTWSPMWLEAILKPDEDVVWLEVPFTSIPEKFGKFTEKDTSINGRNLGFIVDRLRVVATKEFLTANLAAKALFERVQIPIEDILAQQLLYHSGEDSSAEIRHHAEEWVNKHQNLFDRWLQEARETEKAFG; encoded by the coding sequence ATGCCCATTAAACGAGTAATTGTACGCTCTGCCTATGATGCTCCCCAAGATAAATTTATTGCAGAAATCGTTGACATCGCTCTGGAAAAGCTCGGTTACGAGATTGCACAACTACATCAGTTTAGTAACATCTCTCTCCTGCACGCTGCTTTCGCCACCGACGAAATCGATTTCACGGCTGTCTACTGGGAAAAATTGTACGAAACATTCTTTCAAAAAAGTGGCGGCGAACAAAAATTACAGCGACTGGGAGAGATTACTGCTAATCTCCCTCAAGGTTATCAGATCGATCGAAAAACCGCCGAGCAATATCACATCACTAACTTGGGACAACTGCAAGACCCCAAAATTGCCTTTCTTTTTGACTCGGACGGAGATGGTAAAGCAAATTTAGCTGGTTGCAGTGCGGGTTTGGGTTGTGATGAAATCATCAATCATCATTTAGATATTTATGGGCTGCGGGATACTGTTGAGCATGATGTAGGAGAATTATCAGCCTTACACGCAGATCTGATTGCTCGTTACAGGCAAGGAAAACCAATCCTTTACTATACCTGGAGTCCCATGTGGTTGGAGGCAATCTTAAAACCAGATGAGGATGTTGTTTGGTTAGAAGTTCCCTTCACCTCAATACCAGAAAAATTTGGCAAGTTTACAGAAAAAGACACTTCGATAAATGGAAGAAATCTCGGATTTATTGTAGATCGGTTGCGCGTTGTGGCGACAAAAGAATTTTTAACAGCTAACCTAGCAGCCAAAGCCTTGTTTGAACGAGTACAAATTCCGATCGAAGATATCTTGGCCCAACAACTTCTCTACCACTCTGGTGAAGATAGCTCAGCAGAGATTCGACACCATGCCGAAGAGTGGGTAAACAAGCATCAAAATTTATTCGATCGCTGGTTACAAGAAGCTAGGGAAACCGAGAAAGCTTTTGGTTAA
- a CDS encoding DUF5989 family protein: MFETTLDLFKDLWKFMKEQKKYWLAPLIMTLVILGILITFAQSSAVAPFIYTIF, from the coding sequence ATGTTTGAGACGACACTTGACCTGTTTAAAGACCTCTGGAAATTCATGAAGGAGCAGAAAAAATACTGGCTTGCTCCGCTGATAATGACTTTAGTGATTCTCGGTATTTTGATTACATTTGCTCAGAGTTCTGCGGTGGCACCATTTATCTATACCATATTTTAA
- a CDS encoding monooxygenase: MKPALTIYRVILVLAVILAAAFAVGVPVSLANESIASLSQAGNQPTTSVTYTKDIAPILNQNCATCHRPGQVAPFSLLTYQDAANHAEEIAWATSSRYMPPWKAVPGYGEFKNSRRLSDREIALIQEWLNTGTVEGDAADLPPTPEFPEGGWQLGLPDLILKVPQPYTVEAADGDRYQCFVLPLNLPEDLYVRAIEIKPGNYKAVHHANLHQAASDEARRWDAEYPGLGYPCLGENKNHWADIIYMWTPGMLANYLPDGVSSVIPQGSDLILENHYPATANGMTDRSSVGIYLASTKPQKLATKLLFGQYNLEIPPGEPHYKVTATRTIPIDVQVIDVKPHMHFLGREMKVRAILPDGTIEPMISVKDWNFNWQLDYEYSHPLNLPKGTKLEMEAYFDNSSDNPYNPNDPPKTVTWGMYSKDEMCDLYATVMVNNNQEELRRINEFNATVTTEPEMLNASASDPDPAMQLNRTHS, from the coding sequence ATGAAACCAGCGCTCACTATTTATCGAGTTATTCTAGTCTTGGCAGTTATACTCGCCGCCGCCTTCGCAGTTGGCGTACCTGTGAGTTTGGCGAATGAATCTATTGCTTCATTAAGTCAAGCTGGCAATCAGCCGACGACATCGGTAACTTACACCAAAGATATTGCACCTATCCTCAATCAGAATTGTGCTACCTGTCATCGCCCCGGTCAGGTTGCCCCTTTCTCGTTGTTAACTTACCAAGATGCAGCAAATCACGCCGAAGAAATAGCTTGGGCAACTTCTTCGCGCTATATGCCACCGTGGAAAGCCGTGCCTGGGTATGGAGAGTTCAAAAATTCGCGACGTTTGAGCGATCGAGAAATTGCCCTGATTCAGGAATGGTTGAACACAGGTACGGTCGAGGGCGATGCAGCCGATTTGCCACCAACACCAGAATTCCCGGAGGGAGGCTGGCAACTAGGATTGCCTGACCTGATCCTAAAAGTACCACAACCATACACAGTTGAAGCCGCAGATGGAGACAGATATCAATGTTTTGTACTGCCGCTCAATCTGCCGGAAGACCTGTACGTTAGGGCAATAGAAATAAAACCAGGTAATTACAAAGCTGTTCACCATGCGAATCTACATCAAGCTGCAAGTGATGAGGCACGTAGATGGGATGCAGAATATCCAGGTTTAGGATATCCATGCCTGGGGGAGAATAAGAATCACTGGGCGGATATTATTTATATGTGGACACCGGGAATGTTGGCAAACTACTTACCTGATGGGGTTTCCAGCGTAATCCCTCAAGGCTCGGATCTGATTTTGGAAAACCATTACCCCGCAACTGCAAATGGGATGACCGATCGATCCAGTGTGGGAATATACCTGGCTTCCACCAAACCGCAGAAGCTGGCCACCAAACTTTTATTCGGACAGTATAACTTGGAAATACCCCCTGGGGAGCCACACTATAAAGTCACCGCTACTAGAACAATTCCGATTGATGTGCAAGTCATTGATGTCAAGCCCCATATGCACTTTCTCGGTCGAGAGATGAAAGTTCGAGCAATTCTTCCAGATGGTACGATCGAACCGATGATCTCGGTGAAAGACTGGAACTTCAACTGGCAATTGGATTACGAATATTCGCATCCGTTGAACTTGCCGAAAGGCACAAAGCTGGAGATGGAAGCCTACTTTGACAATTCCAGCGATAATCCATATAACCCAAACGATCCTCCGAAAACGGTAACTTGGGGAATGTACTCAAAAGATGAAATGTGCGACCTCTATGCCACTGTAATGGTAAATAATAACCAGGAGGAACTCAGGCGAATCAATGAATTCAACGCTACAGTTACGACTGAGCCTGAAATGTTGAACGCTTCTGCTTCAGATCCCGATCCCGCTATGCAGCTTAACAGGACACATAGTTAG
- a CDS encoding monooxygenase, with protein sequence MKPAVKIYRVIIVLVIIVTASFGVGIPVSLATDSISTFRQTGSNEPSEVTYTKDIAPILNKNCATCHRPGQIAPFSLLTYQDAATHAMEIAWATSSRYMPPWKAAPGYGEFKNPRQLNEQEIALIERWLNEGTPEGNPADLPPTPKFPEGGWQLGLPDLILKVPEPYTVKATGIDQYQCFVLPLNLPNDLYIRAIEIKPGNSKAVHHAVVYQAASDEARRWDAQYPDVGYPCLEVPKSHEGGYGLYTWTPGTSPDYLPDGVVRLIPKGSDIILENHYPPTANEITDRSTVAIYLAKTEPQKLAIEIPFGQPNLSIPPGEPRYKVTAAMTIPIDLQILDIMPHMHLLGREMKVTATLPDGTVKPMIWIKDWDRNWQMEYQYKEPLNLPKGTKLEMVAYFDNSRDNPRNPNDPPKRVTWGMSAKDEMCDFIITLIVPNNQEELKQVNEFYSQVLSEYEAAMRARARRLHAAHNGDPTFAAAKVSDSLQLRTAY encoded by the coding sequence ATGAAACCAGCAGTGAAGATTTATAGAGTTATTATAGTTTTGGTAATTATCGTCACAGCTAGCTTCGGAGTTGGTATACCTGTAAGCTTGGCGACTGACTCTATTTCAACATTTCGTCAAACAGGAAGCAACGAGCCGAGTGAGGTAACTTACACCAAAGATATTGCGCCTATCCTGAATAAGAATTGCGCCACCTGCCATCGTCCCGGTCAGATTGCCCCCTTTTCTTTGTTAACTTACCAAGATGCGGCAACTCACGCGATGGAAATAGCCTGGGCGACGTCATCGCGCTATATGCCACCGTGGAAAGCAGCACCGGGCTATGGAGAGTTCAAAAATCCGCGACAGTTGAATGAGCAAGAGATTGCGCTGATTGAGCGATGGTTAAATGAGGGTACACCAGAAGGGAACCCCGCCGATTTGCCACCAACACCAAAATTCCCGGAGGGAGGCTGGCAACTAGGTTTGCCTGACCTGATTCTAAAAGTACCAGAACCCTATACGGTTAAAGCTACAGGGATTGACCAATATCAATGTTTTGTACTGCCGCTAAATCTACCAAATGACCTGTACATTAGGGCAATAGAAATCAAACCGGGCAACTCCAAGGCTGTTCACCATGCTGTTGTTTATCAAGCTGCAAGTGATGAGGCACGTAGATGGGATGCACAATATCCTGATGTGGGGTATCCGTGTCTTGAGGTGCCTAAAAGTCACGAGGGGGGATACGGTCTTTACACTTGGACACCGGGAACTTCTCCCGACTACTTACCTGATGGAGTTGTGAGATTAATTCCAAAAGGCTCAGATATTATTCTGGAAAACCATTACCCCCCAACTGCAAACGAGATAACAGATCGATCGACTGTGGCAATATACTTGGCCAAGACGGAACCGCAGAAGCTGGCCATTGAAATTCCATTCGGACAGCCCAACTTGAGTATTCCCCCAGGAGAGCCGCGCTATAAAGTTACTGCTGCTATGACAATTCCGATCGATTTACAAATACTCGATATCATGCCCCATATGCACCTTCTGGGTCGGGAGATGAAAGTGACAGCAACTCTTCCAGATGGTACGGTCAAACCGATGATCTGGATTAAAGACTGGGATCGCAACTGGCAAATGGAATACCAGTATAAAGAGCCGCTCAATTTGCCTAAAGGTACAAAGCTGGAAATGGTAGCCTACTTTGACAATTCCAGGGATAATCCACGTAACCCGAACGATCCTCCCAAAAGGGTGACTTGGGGAATGAGTGCAAAAGATGAAATGTGCGACTTCATCATCACTCTAATAGTACCGAACAATCAGGAGGAACTAAAGCAGGTAAATGAATTCTACAGCCAAGTCCTTTCAGAATATGAGGCCGCTATGCGTGCCCGCGCTCGTAGGTTGCACGCAGCCCATAACGGCGACCCTACCTTTGCGGCTGCCAAAGTAAGTGACTCTCTCCAGCTTAGAACAGCGTATTAG
- a CDS encoding nuclear transport factor 2 family protein, with protein sequence MTEDLLAKLTDRAKIIEVVNQYGLAIDLRNWELLHNVFANPVEVDYSSIGIPVASFQPEEMVNAARQDLSGLKATQHQITNHVVEISDDTAICVAHVSAMHFLPNDQGDNTFEMGGYYTAGLIRIGLENQAMEVCSALDSW encoded by the coding sequence ATGACTGAAGACTTGCTAGCTAAATTAACCGATCGAGCGAAAATTATTGAAGTCGTTAATCAATATGGGTTAGCGATCGATCTGCGTAATTGGGAGCTTCTTCACAACGTTTTCGCCAATCCCGTTGAGGTTGATTATTCCTCAATTGGAATACCAGTGGCAAGTTTCCAGCCAGAAGAAATGGTTAATGCTGCTCGCCAAGATTTATCCGGATTGAAAGCTACTCAGCATCAAATCACTAACCATGTTGTGGAAATATCAGATGATACCGCGATCTGTGTAGCTCATGTGAGTGCAATGCACTTTCTGCCCAACGATCAAGGAGATAACACCTTTGAAATGGGCGGTTACTACACAGCCGGATTGATTCGGATCGGATTGGAAAATCAAGCAATGGAAGTTTGCAGTGCTTTGGACTCGTGGTAA